AAATCCTCACGCTGCACAGTGGCTTGGCCAGCGAACCCAACGGCGCGTAGCCGACTATCAACCTACGCGCCGCGTTGCCATCCGTCATGAGGAACCTCAGAGAAATAAAAAAGCCCTCGGCGCTGGTAATGCGCCGAGGGCTTTGATGTTAGGGCACGTGGCACAGTTCGCACAACGGTCTAGCCGGCGGCCGCGGTCACTCCGGCGGCTTCGGCCAGCTCGGCCGCGCGCTTGGTGTTTTCCCATGTGAAGGTCGGGCCCGAGCGACCAAAGTGGCCCCCCGCCGCCGTCACGCGGTAAATCGGCCGCCGCAGGTCGAGGTACTGGATGATCTTGCCCGGCGACAGCGGGAACAGATCCTTGACCAGTTCGCAAATCCGCGCGTCGTCGATCTTGCCGGTCCCTTCGGTGTCGACGTACACGCTAACCGGGTCCGACACGCCAATCGCGTAGGCCAACTGCACTTCACAGCGATCGGCCAACTCGGCCGCCACGATGTTCTTGGCGATGTGCCGGGCCATGTAGGCCGCGCTGCGGTCGACCTTGGTCGGGTCCTTGCCGCTGAACGCGCCGCCGCC
The Planctomycetota bacterium DNA segment above includes these coding regions:
- a CDS encoding methionine adenosyltransferase domain-containing protein → GGGAFSGKDPTKVDRSAAYMARHIAKNIVAAELADRCEVQLAYAIGVSDPVSVYVDTEGTGKIDDARICELVKDLFPLSPGKIIQYLDLRRPIYRVTAAGGHFGRSGPTFTWENTKRAAELAEAAGVTAAAG